A section of the Schistosoma haematobium chromosome Unknown HiC_scaffold_107, whole genome shotgun sequence genome encodes:
- a CDS encoding uncharacterized protein (EggNog:ENOG410VGNY~COG:S) — MSDRIVLQDDLSSLVAWLDRWSLEVNPNKSVVMQLNNSDESYDYTLRGFVPPKARNYKDLGVILSNDLKTTSHCKAVAAKGYRILWSIRRSFQYLDDEMFGLLCPIYVRPHLEYGIQAARPCFKYEAGMLERVQRRATKMVQGLAGLSYEDRLRHLNLFPLSYRTIRGDLILAYRILNDDLGINMSYLLFPSRTDHLRGHSKKVQKPRSNRLRLEFRFSHRVVHYTLNNLFGITFSFYRGHNNLRPIVI, encoded by the coding sequence atgtcggatagaatagtattacaggacgatcttagctcattggtggcatggttagacaggtggtcactagaagtaaatcctaataagagtgtagtgatgcagttaaataactctgatgaatcgtatgactatacactacgtggattcgtgccacccaaagcaagaaactataaagacttaggagttatattaagcaatgacctcaaaacgactagtcactgtaaggctgttgctgcaaaaggctataggatattatggtcaattcgtaggtcttttcagtatttagatgatgaaatgtttggattactatgcccgatttatgtgcgaccacatttagaatacgggattcaagcagcgcgtccttgtttcaaatatgaagcaggtatgctagaaagagtccaacgacgagctactaagatggtacaaggtctagctggcctatcttatgaagacagactgagacaccttaacttatttccgttatcttaccgtacaatacggggtgatctaatattggcttatcgtatactgaacgatgaccttggtattaacatgtcttatcttttgtttccgtctagaaccgatcatttgagaggacattcgaagaaagttcaaaaaccgagatcaaaccgtttacgtctggagttccgtttctcgcaccgagtagtgcaTTACACACTTAATAATCTGTTCGGGATCACTTTCAGTTTCTATCGTGGGCACAATAACTTGAGACCAATCGTCATTTA